A genomic window from Glycine soja cultivar W05 chromosome 10, ASM419377v2, whole genome shotgun sequence includes:
- the LOC114371669 gene encoding uncharacterized protein LOC114371669, with protein MSCDKFSVQHCRFLATVIAEKEPTTFSKAIKDGRWRSTMQHEIQTLEDNHTWTVCPLPTNKKALGCKWVYKIKYHSDGTIEQFKARPVILGNHQVEGIDYIETFAPVAKLVIVQIVLAVVAAKGWDLHQMDVHNAFLHGELQ; from the coding sequence ATGAGTTGTGATAAATTTTCTGTCCAACATTGTAGGTTTCTTGCCACTGTGATTGCAGAGAAAGAACCAACAACATTCTCAAAGGCAATTAAAGATGGTAGATGGCGCTCTACTATGCAACATGAAATACAAACTCTTGAAGACAATCACACATGGACCGTGTGTCCTCTTCCAACAAATAAAAAGGCCTTGGGATGTAAATGGGTCTACAAGATCAAGTACCATTCTGATGGCACTATAGAACAGTTTAAAGCTCGCCCAGTCATTCTTGGAAACCATCAAGTGGAAGGAATTGATTACATCGAAACATTTGCTCCCGTGGCCAAATTGGTCATTGTTCAGATTGTTTTAGCTGTTGTTGCAGCAAAGGGGTGGGATCTTCATCAAATGGACGTGCataatgcatttcttcatggtgAGTTGCAATAG